In one Fundulus heteroclitus isolate FHET01 chromosome 3, MU-UCD_Fhet_4.1, whole genome shotgun sequence genomic region, the following are encoded:
- the mfap5 gene encoding microfibril associated protein 5 isoform X2 — protein MMLGGRGEGERRSRSQAEKEKHIYRACKAHLSQVEGMGNFPVVLLLCVFHALTAVVRAQQTEPPEGTPLPSNCREEMYPCTRMYSVHRPIKTCLGRLCLYSLPRMYVINNEICMRTVCQQDEYLKAELCRELSGWPKRIARSSSGKRCRSRRNNPKTWANKA, from the exons ATGATGCTAGGCGGGAGAGGAGAGGGGGAAAGGAGATCAAGGAGTCAGGCGGAgaaggaaaaacacatttacagag ctTGTAAAGCTCACCTCTCACAAGTTGAAGGAATGGGCAACTTCCCAGTGGTCCTGCTCCTCTGCGTTTTCCACG CTCTCACAGCTGTAGTCCGAGCCCAGCAGACCG AGCCTCCTGAAGGTACCCCGTTACCATCTA actgcagggaggagatGTATCCTTGCACCAGGATGTACTCAGTTCACAGACCCATCAAGACCTGTCTTGGCAGACTTTGTCTCTACAG CCTTCCACGCATGTATGTGATCAACAATGAGATCTGCATGCGGACGGTGTGCCAGCAAGACGAATATCTGAAAG CTGAACTGTGCAGAGAGTTGTCTGGGTGGCCCAAACGTATTGCAAGGTCTTCTTCTGGGAAGCGCTGCCGCAGTCGTCGTAACAACCCCAAGACCTGGGCCAACAAGGCCTGA
- the mfap5 gene encoding microfibril associated protein 5 isoform X1 — translation MGWRGEEEENEEEEGAGDGRRGKYRRQKIRKNRKQLWRTAKSSCKAHLSQVEGMGNFPVVLLLCVFHALTAVVRAQQTEPPEGTPLPSNCREEMYPCTRMYSVHRPIKTCLGRLCLYSLPRMYVINNEICMRTVCQQDEYLKAELCRELSGWPKRIARSSSGKRCRSRRNNPKTWANKA, via the exons ATGGGATggaggggggaggaggaggaaaatgaagaggaggagggtgcAGGGGATGGAAGGAGGGGAAAGTACAGAAGACAAAAGATCcgtaaaaacagaaagcagttGTGGAGGACGGCAAAAAGTT ctTGTAAAGCTCACCTCTCACAAGTTGAAGGAATGGGCAACTTCCCAGTGGTCCTGCTCCTCTGCGTTTTCCACG CTCTCACAGCTGTAGTCCGAGCCCAGCAGACCG AGCCTCCTGAAGGTACCCCGTTACCATCTA actgcagggaggagatGTATCCTTGCACCAGGATGTACTCAGTTCACAGACCCATCAAGACCTGTCTTGGCAGACTTTGTCTCTACAG CCTTCCACGCATGTATGTGATCAACAATGAGATCTGCATGCGGACGGTGTGCCAGCAAGACGAATATCTGAAAG CTGAACTGTGCAGAGAGTTGTCTGGGTGGCCCAAACGTATTGCAAGGTCTTCTTCTGGGAAGCGCTGCCGCAGTCGTCGTAACAACCCCAAGACCTGGGCCAACAAGGCCTGA